A window of the Cheilinus undulatus linkage group 21, ASM1832078v1, whole genome shotgun sequence genome harbors these coding sequences:
- the foxd7 gene encoding forkhead box transcription factor — MTLGLDIMEDVVIDVVGEGGRDSAEEQLLPLDEQERSAETCSSASTERDSFSPPVKSKSPSSVKPPYSYIALITMAILQSPKKRLTLSEICDFISHRFAYYREKFPAWQNSIRHNLSLNDCFVKMPREPGNPGKGNYWTLDPNSSDMFENGSFLRRRKRFKRQHFRFDPLKEQHLERSGVLGFPHGAYGLQLPGLDLYPYLHHPPPSPCTSIPPVSSLLPALSSFFSRSALTAKAFLQSQPGMDAFSAAQCAPYSPPLTSSVAYASPALLHPAASPHLLSLQQEYHKLRTHSELSKHICTENSD; from the coding sequence ATGACATTGGGTTTGGACATCATGGAGGATGTTGTTATCGACGTGGTGGGGGAAGGAGGCAGAGACAGCGCAGAGGAGCAGCTCTTACCTTTGGATGAGCAGGAACGCAGCGCGGAGACGTGTAGCAGCGCGAGCACGGAGCGGGACTCCTTCAGTCCTCCCGTTAAAAGCAAATCTCCGTCCTCCGTGAAGCCTCCGTACTCCTACATCGCTCTCATCACGATGGCCATCCTGCAGAGTCCGAAGAAGCGGCTCACCCTCAGCGAGATCTGCGACTTCATCAGCCACCGCTTCGCCTACTACCGGGAGAAGTTCCCGGCGTGGCAGAACTCCATCAGACACAACCTGTCGTTAAACGACTGCTTCGTGAAGATGCCCAGAGAGCCAGGAAACCCCGGGAAAGGGAACTACTGGACCCTGGACCCCAACTCCTCGGACATGTTTGAGAACGGGAGTTTTCTGCGGCGAAGGAAGCGCTTCAAGCGGCAGCATTTTCGCTTCGACCCCCTGAAGGAGCAGCACCTGGAGCGCAGCGGGGTGCTCGGCTTCCCTCACGGAGCGTACGGCCTCCAGCTGCCCGGGCTGGACCTTTACCCCTACCTCCACCACCCCCCGCCCTCCCCGTGCACCTCCATCCCGCCTGTGAGCAGCCTGCTGCCGGCTCTCTCCAGCTTCTTCTCCCGCAGCGCGCTCACAGCCAAGGCCTTCCTGCAGTCCCAGCCCGGGATGGACGCCTTCTCCGCGGCTCAGTGCGCGCCCTACTCCCCCCCTCTCACCTCCAGCGTGGCCTACGCCTCCCCTGCGCTCCTCCACCCCGCAGCATCCCCGCACCTCCTCTCTTTACAGCAGGAGTACCACAAACTACGGACTCACAGCGAGCTCAGCAAACACATCTGCACCGAGAACAGCGACTAA